The proteins below are encoded in one region of Marinobacter sp. F4206:
- a CDS encoding chorismate lyase, which translates to MPSRDSDIGANRASVRPDERCLTIPPTDWYRSLAAAGLRNPDVHGPARYWLQVEGSFTRALQHQCLHSFHVEVQREGFAVPTQEEARHLQIPARQRAWIREVRLCGDGVPWVLARTIIPLACLEGRGRRLRHLGNRPLGAYLFSSPDWQRGPLETGLCNRSLNGQPEVARRSLFHHNDRALLVGEYFLPGLYR; encoded by the coding sequence ATGCCGTCAAGGGACTCTGACATCGGCGCAAACCGGGCTTCCGTGCGCCCTGACGAACGCTGTCTGACCATTCCGCCAACCGACTGGTACCGCTCGCTCGCCGCCGCCGGACTGCGCAATCCGGACGTGCACGGTCCCGCCCGGTACTGGCTGCAGGTGGAAGGCTCCTTTACCCGGGCGCTGCAACACCAGTGCCTGCATTCCTTCCACGTTGAGGTCCAGCGCGAAGGCTTTGCCGTGCCAACGCAGGAAGAGGCCCGTCACCTGCAGATTCCAGCCCGACAACGGGCCTGGATCCGCGAGGTCCGTCTGTGCGGCGACGGGGTTCCCTGGGTCCTGGCCCGCACCATTATCCCGCTCGCCTGCCTGGAAGGTCGCGGTCGGCGCCTGCGCCATCTGGGTAACCGCCCCCTGGGCGCCTACCTGTTCAGCAGCCCGGACTGGCAACGGGGCCCGCTGGAAACCGGCCTCTGCAACCGGTCCCTGAACGGGCAGCCGGAAGTCGCCCGGCGCTCACTGTTCCACCACAACGACAGAGCCCTGCTGGTGGGCGAATACTTTCTCCCTGGCCTGTATCGCTGA
- a CDS encoding EAL domain-containing protein produces MRHFVTSIDRPTLLATLLLLLAIAQPSHGAEGFFVPQASYLTVTAGTDARPAQLMDSADWQPLEGRSPNFGYIEDTLWLRFPVPERRSLNLLEISYAHLDQVRFFLVQDGTVVSSVTTGDAFPFQQRPILHRHFLFPFERTGKGGGYEILLEIQTSGAMQVPLTLWNDKSFFESSFIEDQVHAVYYGILITAIFFNLFVFVALRERVYLLYVLSTLGYLLLIGTLNGITFQALWPASPEVQNRAMLLSIPTALVFTLWFSRSFLNLEKTSPALERTVTLAIVINSAAALATFMTDYSTAIRLVVAISIPSSLLLTVLGPQQWLRGNRQAVYYTAAWGALTLGSAITAANKYGFLPNNFLTVYGMQIGSALQAVLLAMAMAVRMFQERQDKVEAREAELRAMAARRSAELKLMDHALHNPLTGLPNRSSFEMTLNDLMMRSPEKRFGVTVIHLNNLDSVTKTLGHRNSDQILELASKHYNAVVRDLPGAISAEQTDERSYYLTSLDPQTFAFVVNADIAEAAARSVVKALEDIRYPVDYLGMQVPLDARLGVAIFPDHGLDANTLIRRAVIAEGTERALERGMAYYKPSRDSFSADRLTIVSELRQALIDNRLALYLQPKVSLATGAVVGLEALIRWPEKQSQIRPDELVVLAEQTGLIKPLTRWVLEQALTMRSRLLEHGWSLGLSVNISPNNLREPDFPLHVQRLMSSFHQHRDSITFEVTETSMMQDPANSLTALKQLNDSGIPVSIDDFGSGYSSLSYIKQLPASEIKIDRSLVSDLVTRAEDRVIVQTTIDMCHSLGYKVVAEGVEDETTAGLLRGMGCDMIQGFLLTPPLPFEAMLDWLSHSDSQQQRLG; encoded by the coding sequence ATGCGACATTTCGTGACATCCATTGACCGGCCCACACTGCTTGCGACGCTGCTCCTGCTGCTTGCAATCGCCCAACCATCCCATGGGGCGGAAGGCTTTTTCGTACCCCAGGCCAGCTACCTGACGGTTACCGCCGGCACCGACGCTCGGCCAGCTCAACTGATGGATTCCGCAGACTGGCAGCCTCTTGAAGGCCGAAGCCCGAACTTTGGCTACATTGAGGACACCCTTTGGCTGCGGTTTCCGGTACCGGAGCGACGCTCCCTGAACCTTCTGGAAATCAGCTACGCACACCTGGACCAGGTCCGCTTCTTTCTGGTTCAAGACGGCACCGTCGTTAGCAGCGTAACCACCGGCGATGCCTTCCCGTTCCAGCAACGCCCCATTCTTCACCGCCACTTCCTGTTTCCGTTCGAGCGGACCGGAAAGGGGGGTGGCTACGAAATCCTGCTCGAAATTCAGACCAGCGGAGCCATGCAGGTTCCTCTGACGCTGTGGAATGACAAGTCGTTCTTCGAAAGTTCGTTTATCGAGGATCAGGTGCACGCGGTCTATTACGGCATCCTGATCACTGCAATATTCTTCAATCTCTTCGTCTTCGTGGCGCTTCGGGAGCGAGTCTATCTGCTATATGTGCTATCCACTCTCGGTTACCTGTTGCTGATCGGCACCCTGAACGGCATAACCTTCCAGGCGCTCTGGCCCGCCAGCCCGGAGGTCCAGAACCGGGCGATGTTGCTCAGCATTCCGACGGCCCTGGTCTTCACACTCTGGTTCTCGCGCTCGTTTCTTAATCTGGAGAAAACCAGCCCGGCGCTGGAGCGAACGGTTACCCTCGCCATTGTCATCAACTCGGCGGCCGCTCTCGCCACCTTCATGACCGACTACAGCACGGCGATTCGTCTGGTGGTGGCAATCTCCATTCCAAGCAGCCTGCTGCTGACCGTACTCGGGCCTCAGCAGTGGCTTCGGGGCAACCGCCAGGCGGTTTACTACACCGCGGCATGGGGCGCACTGACCCTGGGCAGCGCCATCACCGCCGCCAACAAGTACGGGTTCCTGCCAAACAACTTCCTGACGGTCTACGGCATGCAGATCGGCTCCGCCCTGCAGGCCGTGTTACTGGCCATGGCCATGGCGGTCAGAATGTTTCAGGAGCGACAGGACAAGGTCGAGGCCCGGGAAGCCGAATTGCGCGCGATGGCAGCCCGCCGGTCCGCCGAACTCAAGCTGATGGATCACGCGCTTCACAACCCGCTGACCGGCCTGCCCAATCGCAGCAGCTTCGAAATGACCCTGAACGATCTGATGATGCGCAGCCCGGAAAAACGATTCGGCGTCACCGTCATTCACCTGAACAATCTGGATTCGGTGACCAAGACCCTCGGCCATCGCAACAGCGATCAGATCCTGGAACTGGCCTCCAAACACTACAACGCCGTTGTTCGCGATCTGCCCGGGGCCATTTCCGCCGAACAGACCGACGAGCGCAGCTATTACCTGACCTCTCTTGACCCGCAGACCTTCGCGTTCGTGGTGAACGCGGACATCGCCGAAGCCGCGGCAAGATCCGTCGTCAAAGCCCTGGAAGACATCCGCTACCCCGTGGATTACCTGGGTATGCAGGTGCCGCTGGATGCGCGCCTGGGCGTGGCCATCTTCCCGGACCATGGTCTGGATGCCAACACCCTGATTCGCCGGGCGGTTATTGCCGAGGGAACCGAGCGGGCCCTGGAACGGGGCATGGCCTATTACAAGCCCTCCCGGGACTCCTTCAGCGCCGATCGGCTGACCATCGTCTCCGAACTGCGCCAGGCCCTGATCGACAACCGGCTGGCGCTGTATCTGCAACCCAAGGTGTCACTGGCCACCGGTGCGGTCGTTGGGCTGGAAGCCCTGATTCGCTGGCCAGAGAAACAGAGTCAGATTCGTCCAGATGAGCTTGTGGTGCTGGCGGAGCAGACCGGGCTGATCAAGCCCCTGACCCGTTGGGTCCTGGAACAGGCCCTCACCATGCGCAGCCGACTGTTGGAGCACGGCTGGTCCCTCGGCCTGTCCGTGAACATCTCCCCCAACAATCTGCGGGAGCCGGATTTCCCCCTGCACGTGCAGCGACTGATGAGCAGTTTTCACCAGCACCGGGACAGCATCACGTTCGAGGTCACCGAAACCTCCATGATGCAGGATCCAGCCAACTCCCTGACTGCCCTGAAACAGCTCAATGATTCCGGCATCCCGGTGTCCATCGACGACTTCGGCTCCGGCTACTCCTCGCTGTCGTACATCAAGCAGCTGCCCGCCAGCGAGATCAAGATTGACCGTTCCCTGGTCTCGGACCTGGTCACCCGGGCTGAGGACCGGGTCATCGTCCAGACCACCATCGATATGTGCCATAGCCTGGGGTACAAGGTTGTCGCCGAGGGTGTGGAGGATGAGACCACCGCAGGACTCCTGCGGGGAATGGGCTGCGACATGATCCAGGGCTTCCTGCTCACACCGCCCCTGCCGTTCGAGGCCATGCTGGACTGGCTGAGCCACTCGGACAGCCAGCAGCAGAGACTGGGCTAG
- a CDS encoding acyl-CoA thioesterase II has product MLEVTKKLVDLLDLSPIGDDHFQGDSEDLGFPNVFGGQVLGQALMAASRTVEDRLCHSLHAYFLRPGNQSMPIDYEVQRVRDGGSFSVRRVIARQGGKEILTGSMSFQVTEQGFEHQLDMPAAPDPDTLKSEHEWGKLIAPHVPEKMRDSLTRDRPIEIRPVDPVNPFKPEKRPPHKQSWFRAQGHLPDDPVLHRCLLTYASDFQFLGTSLNPHGVTFMSKNLQVASLDHAIWFHRDFRMDEWLLYDKDSPSASAGRGFNRGNFFNQDGVLVASTTQEALIRQR; this is encoded by the coding sequence ATGCTTGAAGTAACGAAAAAGCTGGTGGATCTGCTGGATCTCTCCCCCATCGGCGATGACCATTTCCAGGGCGACAGTGAGGATCTCGGCTTCCCCAATGTCTTTGGCGGGCAGGTACTTGGGCAGGCCCTGATGGCGGCCAGTCGCACCGTTGAGGATCGTCTGTGCCACTCCCTGCATGCCTATTTCCTGCGCCCCGGCAACCAGAGCATGCCGATCGATTACGAAGTCCAGCGGGTCCGGGACGGCGGCAGTTTCTCTGTTCGGCGGGTGATTGCCCGTCAGGGTGGCAAGGAGATTCTGACCGGCTCCATGTCGTTCCAGGTCACCGAGCAGGGCTTTGAGCACCAGCTTGATATGCCCGCTGCACCGGACCCGGACACCCTGAAGTCGGAGCATGAGTGGGGTAAGCTGATAGCACCTCACGTTCCGGAGAAAATGCGCGATTCGCTCACCCGGGACCGGCCGATCGAGATTCGACCGGTGGACCCGGTCAACCCGTTCAAGCCGGAAAAACGCCCGCCCCACAAACAGAGCTGGTTCCGGGCGCAGGGACACCTGCCGGATGACCCCGTGCTGCACCGATGCCTGCTGACTTACGCCTCGGACTTCCAGTTTCTCGGGACATCGCTCAATCCCCATGGGGTGACCTTTATGAGTAAGAACCTGCAGGTGGCGAGTCTGGATCATGCCATCTGGTTTCACCGGGATTTCCGCATGGATGAGTGGCTGCTTTACGACAAGGACAGCCCGAGTGCCTCCGCCGGCCGCGGCTTCAATCGGGGTAACTTCTTCAACCAGGACGGGGTGCTGGTGGCATCCACCACCCAGGAAGCGCTGATTCGCCAGCGCTGA
- the panP gene encoding pyridoxal-dependent aspartate 1-decarboxylase PanP, which yields MTGKKKSAQASVEAMYRVFTVPEAPESTLSRIDQNISSNLAGFLQEHIVAVERDLSDVEKDFSDYAIPEKPVFVSEQAQFLLDKLVANSVHTASPAFIGHMTSALPYFMLPLSKIMIALNQNLVKTETSKAFTPMERQVLGMIHRLVYEEDGAFYRKWMHNPRYALGAMCSGGTIANLTALWVARNRAFPAEGSFRGLHQEGLFRALKYYGYEGAAIVVSRRGHYSLRKAADVLGLGRESLVPVDTDDENRIQTDALRDKCLELQRQKVKVMAICGVAGTTETGNVDPLDGMADIAREFGAHFHVDAAWGGPTLFSRTHKHLLRGIEKADSVTFDAHKQLYVPMGVGLVVFKDPSLASAVEHHAQYIIRKGSRDLGSTTLEGSRPGMSMLIHSGLKILAREGYEILIDQGIEKAKTFAGMIDAEPDFELVTRPELNILTYRYCPENVQQALALADPLQAEKLNTCLNRITKFIQKTQRERGKAFVSRTRLEPSRYYHFPCIVFRVVLANPLTTQEILTDILAEQRELSADEGIQDEMRILHQMADAVLKQHQPDARQA from the coding sequence ATGACCGGAAAGAAAAAATCCGCCCAGGCCTCGGTTGAGGCCATGTATCGCGTGTTTACGGTGCCTGAGGCCCCGGAATCCACGCTGAGCCGGATCGACCAGAACATCTCTTCCAATCTTGCAGGTTTCCTGCAGGAGCATATCGTCGCGGTTGAACGGGACCTATCGGACGTCGAGAAAGATTTCTCCGACTACGCCATCCCGGAAAAGCCCGTGTTCGTATCCGAGCAGGCCCAGTTTCTCCTTGATAAGCTGGTGGCGAATTCCGTTCATACCGCTTCCCCGGCCTTCATCGGACACATGACCTCGGCACTGCCGTATTTCATGCTGCCCCTGTCCAAGATCATGATCGCGCTGAACCAGAATCTGGTGAAGACCGAGACGTCCAAGGCGTTCACCCCCATGGAACGGCAGGTCCTGGGCATGATTCACCGGCTGGTGTACGAGGAGGATGGCGCCTTCTACCGCAAATGGATGCACAACCCCCGCTATGCCCTGGGGGCCATGTGCTCTGGCGGCACCATTGCCAACCTGACGGCGCTCTGGGTCGCCCGCAATCGCGCCTTCCCGGCCGAGGGCAGCTTCCGCGGCCTGCACCAGGAAGGCCTGTTCCGGGCCCTGAAGTACTACGGCTATGAAGGGGCGGCGATCGTGGTCTCCCGTCGGGGTCACTATTCCCTGCGCAAGGCCGCGGATGTGCTGGGCCTTGGCCGGGAATCTCTGGTGCCCGTGGATACCGACGATGAAAACCGTATCCAGACCGACGCCCTGCGCGACAAATGCCTCGAGCTGCAGCGCCAGAAGGTCAAGGTCATGGCGATCTGCGGGGTCGCCGGCACCACTGAAACCGGTAACGTCGACCCGCTCGACGGCATGGCGGACATCGCCCGGGAATTCGGCGCCCACTTCCACGTGGACGCGGCCTGGGGCGGCCCCACCCTGTTCTCACGAACCCACAAGCATCTGCTCCGTGGCATCGAAAAAGCCGATTCGGTCACCTTCGATGCTCACAAGCAGCTCTATGTGCCCATGGGTGTCGGCCTGGTGGTCTTCAAGGACCCCAGCCTGGCCAGTGCCGTCGAGCATCATGCCCAGTACATCATCCGGAAAGGTTCCCGGGACCTGGGCAGCACCACGCTGGAAGGCTCCCGCCCGGGCATGTCCATGCTGATCCATTCCGGACTGAAGATCTTGGCCCGGGAAGGCTACGAGATCCTGATTGATCAGGGCATCGAAAAGGCCAAGACGTTTGCAGGGATGATTGACGCCGAACCGGACTTTGAACTGGTCACGCGGCCGGAGCTGAACATCCTCACCTATCGCTATTGCCCGGAGAACGTCCAGCAGGCCCTGGCGCTGGCGGATCCTCTGCAGGCGGAAAAGCTCAACACCTGCCTGAACCGCATCACCAAGTTTATCCAGAAAACCCAGCGGGAACGGGGCAAGGCCTTTGTCTCACGGACCCGACTGGAACCGTCTCGCTACTATCACTTCCCGTGCATCGTTTTCCGGGTGGTATTGGCCAATCCGCTGACCACGCAGGAGATTCTGACGGACATTCTGGCTGAACAGCGGGAACTGTCAGCGGATGAAGGGATTCAGGACGAGATGCGCATTCTGCACCAGATGGCCGATGCCGTACTGAAGCAGCACCAGCCAGATGCCAGGCAGGCCTGA
- a CDS encoding hypoxanthine-guanine phosphoribosyltransferase, with the protein MTDTVAEMNQVMEEADCLVTEQQVQTAIRNLADDITGRLKDSNPLLFCVMNGGLILTGQLLTQLKFPVQAEYLHATRYRQETTGGILEWKLRPEADMNERTILIVDDILDEGTTLCAIADYCRAHGAKEVLTAVLVDKQHDRKAQPDLKADFTGLEVEDRFLFGFGMDYKGYWRNAPGIYAVKGL; encoded by the coding sequence ATGACCGATACCGTCGCCGAAATGAATCAGGTAATGGAAGAAGCCGACTGCCTGGTCACCGAACAACAGGTGCAGACCGCCATCCGCAATCTGGCTGACGACATCACCGGCCGCCTCAAGGACAGCAACCCGCTGCTGTTCTGCGTCATGAACGGCGGCCTTATCCTGACCGGCCAACTGCTGACCCAGCTGAAATTCCCGGTACAGGCCGAATACCTGCACGCCACCCGCTATCGGCAGGAAACCACCGGCGGCATCCTCGAATGGAAGCTGCGGCCGGAAGCCGATATGAACGAGCGCACCATCCTGATCGTCGACGATATCCTTGATGAAGGTACGACCCTGTGCGCCATAGCGGACTACTGTCGGGCCCATGGTGCGAAGGAAGTCCTGACCGCGGTTCTGGTCGACAAACAACACGACCGCAAGGCCCAGCCTGACCTGAAGGCCGATTTCACCGGCCTGGAAGTGGAAGATCGCTTCCTGTTCGGATTCGGGATGGACTACAAGGGCTACTGGCGCAACGCGCCCGGAATTTATGCCGTCAAGGGACTCTGA
- a CDS encoding rubredoxin — translation MKKWQCVVCGLIYDEAEGWPEDGIEPGTKWEDVPEDWVCPDCGVGKEDFEMIEIG, via the coding sequence ATGAAAAAATGGCAGTGTGTGGTGTGCGGTCTGATCTACGACGAGGCCGAGGGCTGGCCGGAGGACGGTATCGAGCCGGGCACCAAATGGGAAGACGTGCCGGAAGACTGGGTCTGTCCGGATTGTGGCGTCGGTAAGGAAGACTTTGAAATGATCGAGATCGGCTGA
- a CDS encoding NAD(P)/FAD-dependent oxidoreductase has translation MTEQAPIVIVGTGLSGYSLAREMRKLDKETPIVMVTADDGVSYSKPMLSTGFTKDKGADGLAQATSETMAEQLNLQLRTFTTVTGIDTQARELVLGDERLAYRKLVLAWGADVIRLSIDGDGLERVYSINDLMDYRAFRTALAGGKRVAIMGAGLIGCEFANDLRNGDYDVDVIAPSDVVMPGLLPEPAADAVQQELENLGVRFHLETVVERIDREGQGVKLTLANGETMTADLVISAVGLRPRTELADAAGIDTGRGIIVNRALETSAPDVYALGDCAEVDGHVLLYVLPLMACARALAKTLVGERTEVRYGTMPVMIKTPCCPTAVCPPPMDAAGDWRVEQDGTDVKALFRSPEGEILGFAVTGRFAVEKQVLAKETPPIHR, from the coding sequence ATGACTGAACAGGCCCCCATCGTGATTGTCGGCACCGGGCTGTCGGGTTACTCGCTGGCGCGGGAAATGCGCAAGCTGGATAAAGAAACGCCCATCGTTATGGTGACGGCGGATGATGGGGTGAGCTACTCCAAGCCCATGCTGTCCACCGGGTTTACCAAGGACAAGGGTGCCGACGGTCTGGCCCAGGCAACGTCTGAAACCATGGCCGAGCAACTGAACCTGCAGCTGCGCACATTCACGACCGTGACCGGGATTGATACCCAGGCCCGGGAGCTGGTTCTGGGCGACGAACGGTTGGCGTACCGCAAACTGGTGCTGGCCTGGGGAGCGGATGTCATTCGCCTGTCGATTGATGGTGATGGCCTGGAGCGCGTGTACTCCATCAACGACCTGATGGATTACCGGGCGTTTCGAACGGCTCTGGCGGGCGGTAAGCGCGTGGCGATCATGGGCGCCGGGCTGATTGGCTGTGAGTTTGCCAACGATTTGCGCAATGGTGATTACGACGTGGACGTGATTGCACCGTCCGATGTGGTGATGCCGGGGTTGTTGCCCGAACCGGCGGCCGATGCGGTCCAGCAGGAGCTGGAGAATCTGGGGGTCCGGTTTCACCTGGAAACGGTGGTTGAGCGCATCGACCGCGAAGGGCAGGGGGTAAAACTGACCCTGGCCAATGGTGAGACAATGACGGCCGACCTGGTGATCTCCGCCGTCGGTCTGCGGCCCCGCACCGAGCTGGCCGACGCGGCCGGAATCGATACCGGTCGCGGCATCATCGTCAACCGGGCACTCGAAACCTCGGCCCCCGATGTCTACGCGCTCGGTGACTGTGCCGAGGTGGATGGCCACGTCCTGCTCTATGTCCTGCCGCTGATGGCCTGTGCCCGGGCGCTGGCAAAGACGCTGGTTGGGGAGCGCACGGAGGTGCGGTACGGCACCATGCCGGTCATGATCAAGACACCGTGTTGCCCGACTGCGGTGTGCCCGCCGCCGATGGATGCCGCGGGCGACTGGCGCGTGGAGCAGGACGGTACCGACGTGAAGGCCCTGTTCCGAAGCCCGGAAGGCGAGATACTCGGCTTTGCCGTGACCGGCCGGTTTGCGGTGGAGAAACAGGTGCTGGCCAAGGAAACCCCGCCTATCCACCGGTAG
- a CDS encoding flavodoxin yields MTAISILVGSVYGGALLTAREIKKSLETEGHQVTVLENPVLEDITGNEDALLVCTSTTGQGEVPANLLTFYVDLRDRLPQQPGRPFGVIVLGDSSYGETFCGAGDLMEEALLETAARKVGDTLRIDALETMEPEAEALPWVRQWLTQI; encoded by the coding sequence ATGACAGCCATAAGCATTCTGGTGGGCAGCGTCTACGGCGGTGCCTTGCTCACTGCCCGGGAAATCAAGAAAAGTCTGGAGACCGAGGGTCATCAGGTGACCGTCCTGGAGAATCCGGTCCTTGAGGACATCACCGGAAACGAGGACGCCCTGCTGGTGTGCACATCGACCACCGGTCAGGGCGAGGTTCCCGCCAACCTGTTGACCTTCTATGTCGATCTGCGCGACCGGCTGCCCCAGCAGCCAGGCCGTCCCTTCGGCGTGATTGTCCTGGGCGACAGCTCCTACGGCGAGACTTTCTGCGGCGCGGGCGACCTGATGGAGGAAGCGCTCCTTGAAACCGCTGCCCGGAAAGTCGGCGACACCCTCCGCATCGACGCCCTGGAAACCATGGAGCCTGAAGCGGAAGCGCTGCCGTGGGTGAGGCAGTGGCTTACCCAGATATGA
- a CDS encoding inorganic phosphate transporter, which produces MARSTGFLDTLLTSPSTERYRVGFSLLFLLGVWLTVGSFSQGMPNSMLLMAAAVIGGYMAINIGANDVANNVGPAVGSGALSLGGAIIIAAIFEAGGALIAGGDVVSTIKGGIIDPSSLESSQAFVWLMTAALLAGALWLNLATWMGAPVSTTHSIVGGVLGAGIAAGGWGIADWAVMGKIAASWVISPVLGGALAALFLFAIKKTVLYRKDVVPAARTFVPLLVAIMAWAFGTYLMIKGVKKVVKVDFLEASLIGLVAAAVVYALVRTMVNRRAATMENSAGGVSTLFTWPLIFAAALLSFAHGANDVANAIGPLAAINDALSSGGVVTAASIPLWVMMVGALGIAVGLMLFGPRLIKTVGSEITELDKTRAFCVALSAALTVILASQLGLPVSSTHIALGGVFGVGFLREYLKSNYATQLHKIMEHHAPEEQERLKPFLDDFRNASVEEMEKLLKEAKKNKQVPLAKSERKRLKKIYREEMVKRSHLMKIAAAWIITVPASAIMAAMLFFTLRGLLL; this is translated from the coding sequence ATGGCCCGTTCAACCGGATTTCTGGATACTCTTCTCACCAGCCCTTCCACGGAACGATACAGGGTCGGATTCAGCCTGCTGTTTCTTCTCGGCGTATGGCTGACCGTTGGTTCTTTCAGCCAGGGAATGCCCAACAGCATGCTGCTGATGGCGGCGGCCGTCATCGGCGGCTACATGGCGATCAACATCGGCGCCAATGACGTTGCCAACAACGTGGGCCCAGCGGTGGGCTCCGGCGCGCTCTCCCTTGGGGGCGCGATCATCATCGCCGCCATCTTCGAGGCCGGCGGCGCACTGATTGCCGGCGGCGACGTGGTGTCGACCATCAAGGGCGGCATCATTGATCCCAGCTCCCTTGAGAGCAGTCAGGCCTTTGTCTGGCTGATGACCGCTGCGCTCCTGGCTGGGGCGCTGTGGCTGAACCTGGCGACCTGGATGGGTGCGCCGGTCTCCACCACGCACTCCATTGTTGGCGGTGTTCTGGGTGCGGGCATTGCTGCCGGTGGCTGGGGCATCGCAGATTGGGCGGTGATGGGCAAGATCGCCGCCAGCTGGGTTATCTCACCGGTTCTTGGTGGTGCGCTGGCCGCGCTATTCCTGTTCGCAATCAAGAAAACGGTCCTGTATCGCAAGGACGTCGTCCCTGCGGCGCGCACCTTTGTGCCTCTTCTGGTGGCCATCATGGCCTGGGCCTTTGGAACCTACCTGATGATCAAGGGGGTCAAAAAGGTCGTAAAGGTCGACTTCCTGGAGGCGTCATTGATTGGTCTGGTCGCGGCGGCGGTCGTTTATGCACTGGTCCGCACCATGGTGAATCGCCGCGCGGCCACCATGGAAAACAGCGCCGGGGGCGTAAGCACTCTGTTTACCTGGCCGCTGATCTTTGCCGCCGCCCTGCTGAGCTTCGCCCACGGCGCCAATGACGTTGCCAACGCCATTGGCCCGCTGGCGGCGATTAACGATGCCCTGTCCTCCGGTGGGGTGGTAACGGCAGCCAGTATCCCGCTTTGGGTGATGATGGTCGGGGCATTGGGGATCGCTGTTGGCCTGATGCTGTTCGGCCCGCGCCTGATCAAGACCGTGGGCAGTGAAATCACCGAACTGGACAAGACCCGTGCGTTCTGTGTCGCGCTGTCGGCGGCGTTGACGGTTATTCTGGCCTCTCAACTGGGTCTGCCGGTCAGTTCCACCCACATCGCCCTTGGCGGGGTATTCGGGGTTGGTTTCCTGCGGGAGTACCTGAAGTCCAACTACGCGACCCAGCTGCACAAGATTATGGAACATCATGCGCCGGAAGAGCAGGAGCGCTTGAAACCCTTCCTGGACGATTTCCGCAATGCCTCGGTTGAGGAAATGGAAAAGCTGCTGAAAGAGGCGAAGAAGAATAAGCAGGTGCCGCTGGCGAAGTCCGAACGCAAGCGCCTGAAAAAGATCTATCGGGAAGAAATGGTCAAGCGCTCGCACCTGATGAAGATCGCGGCGGCCTGGATCATCACCGTACCGGCCTCGGCCATCATGGCCGCAATGCTGTTCTTTACCCTGCGCGGGTTATTGCTCTGA
- a CDS encoding GGDEF domain-containing protein, whose protein sequence is MTDPTSSGQRAVGEREDAQVSRLITWLSVMAIAFLIGIGTKAWFAGHDTHAWVLWSFVLVVAANMAWFARTGDRRAQKGGLLLVVGLLFAYLIASGGESNTGPLWFYVFPPLLFYLTNLKTGTAVLLFCYLIAVIVFQFPGMPLVSAEYSTDFKIRFFATLTFESILCFVLEAGRLKARNELVEMAETHERAAKTDELTGLSNRRDMQNRLIAEYSRYRRSGHHFSVALIDLDLFKTINDRFGHDAGDEVLREFSSMVKAIIRQTDVAARWGGEEFLLLLPDTSLLQALTLAERLRSEVARTPFQFRGTDLPVTISAGVCSIAKAGSIDDLLKQVDVHLYNAKEAGRNRIAPRVRSRDASTAGTT, encoded by the coding sequence ATGACCGACCCAACTTCATCCGGCCAACGAGCCGTCGGCGAGCGCGAGGATGCCCAGGTATCGCGGCTGATCACCTGGCTGTCGGTGATGGCCATCGCGTTCCTGATCGGCATCGGCACCAAGGCCTGGTTCGCGGGCCACGACACCCATGCCTGGGTGCTCTGGTCATTCGTTCTGGTGGTCGCCGCCAACATGGCCTGGTTTGCCCGCACCGGTGACCGGAGAGCCCAGAAGGGCGGGCTGCTCCTGGTGGTCGGCCTGCTGTTTGCCTACCTGATTGCCTCGGGCGGCGAGAGCAACACCGGACCGCTCTGGTTCTATGTCTTTCCCCCCCTCTTGTTCTATCTGACCAACCTCAAGACGGGAACCGCCGTCCTGCTGTTCTGTTACCTGATTGCTGTCATCGTCTTCCAGTTCCCCGGCATGCCGCTGGTCAGCGCGGAATACAGCACCGACTTCAAGATCCGGTTCTTTGCCACCCTGACCTTCGAATCGATTCTCTGCTTCGTGCTCGAGGCGGGCCGCCTGAAAGCCCGCAATGAACTGGTGGAAATGGCCGAGACCCATGAGCGCGCGGCCAAGACCGACGAACTCACCGGCCTCTCCAATCGTCGGGACATGCAGAACAGGTTGATTGCGGAATATTCCCGTTACCGGCGCTCGGGGCATCATTTCTCGGTTGCGCTGATCGACCTGGACCTGTTCAAGACCATCAATGACCGCTTCGGCCACGACGCCGGCGACGAGGTGCTGAGGGAGTTTTCCTCCATGGTCAAAGCCATCATTCGCCAGACGGATGTCGCGGCCCGCTGGGGTGGCGAGGAATTCCTGCTGTTGCTGCCCGACACATCGTTGCTCCAGGCACTGACCCTCGCGGAGCGATTGCGTTCGGAAGTCGCCCGGACCCCGTTCCAGTTCCGGGGAACCGATCTGCCCGTAACCATCAGCGCTGGTGTCTGCTCAATCGCCAAGGCCGGATCGATCGACGACCTGCTCAAACAAGTCGATGTCCACCTGTATAACGCCAAGGAAGCCGGTCGGAACCGTATCGCGCCCCGGGTTCGAAGCCGGGACGCGAGCACCGCCGGGACCACCTGA